The Methanobrevibacter millerae genome includes the window TGATATGCTGCATCGTCAATGTAGATATCATCGATTTTTGTAGAGCTTTTAACCTCATAGATTTCCACACCATCAGCATCATTTTTTAAAATATCAACACTGCAGAAATTGTTTTCAAAACCGAATGACGCTTCGGTAATGACATTAGGCTTATTTTTCAACAATTCTTCAGTTTTATCTATTGAAACTGTTAAATCAATGTCAAACGGAACATTAACATAATCTCCAAAAAGTCCCTTTGCAAGCTCACCTACCTCACGGCCCTTTTCTAAAACAGCATCATTGCCATCTATTGAATAATCAGGCAAGTATTTTTCCAACCATAAAATCTTTTCACACTGCACGCCCTTGCAATAGCGGGACTTTGATAAATGTATTTTACTCATAATATAACCCTAAATCCAACTTTTAATAATCATTTAATATAACTGGTTCATTTCCCCTGCAGGAAGCATTATTATGTATATATATTCTAAACACAATAATAATTTTCTAATCGATTTTTGTTCCGCATTCACTACAAAACAGTGAATTTTCAGCAAGTTCTGCTCCACATTTTTTACAATTTGCGATATCTTCCTCTTTTAAAAGTTCGTCCTTTAAATAAGAGAATTTTTCATCAGTTATTATTCCTTGTTTATGAAAAGATTCTAATCGCTTTAAGTTACTGATTTTGTATGATTCATCCAATTTTTTCAATTGAGAATAATCTATTTCTAAACCCCATCCATCTTCTTCATAAAGTGCTCCACTGATACGTTTGCTTAAAACATCCACACAATAATCCAAAATATGTTCTGAAATAGTGTATCCACATGTTAATTTTAAAAATATTTTTTTGTCTTTGAGCAATGTTAAAAGACCCATAGATTTTTTGTTTTTATCTTCGAGTTTTTCAAAAGAAACTATATCCTCATAAGGTATTCTAATATCACTTCCATCCATAGATCCATTTTTAAATACTATTCCTTTATCGACTACCTGAAATAAAGTAGTTATTATCCTATTTTCTTCATTTTGACTTGTTCCACTAGTTGCAGCCAAACCGATAACACCAAAAGCCAATGTAGCAACACCTTTTTTAGTACCACTGCTCCCAGATGTTTTCAATTGTTTTTCAGGAAGTATAACTTCACATTCAACACCTTTAAAAATATCATTTTCTTCTAAAAATTTCTTTATTTGCTGTTGTTCACGTTCTTCCTCAGATAATCCATCATCTCTATCAAAAATTCCCATAATTTCACCATCAAATACTTTACTCCCATATCTATTCACAATAATCAATTTAAATTTTTATAATAAGGACTTAGATTAATAAACAACTCTTTAATATCCTTTTTATCAATTCCACCAATAATAGAATCTATCAATTCTTCCTGTCTGGCTTGACCCAAGGTTAACCTATAAAGTGATAATATTTGAATTAATCTATCATATCTAATTTCATCACGGCTAAACGGATATGTAGGCACGATTCTTTCAATCTTTATAGTATTATCATTTATTCCCCAATAAGGGATTAAATCAGAGCTTCCACCAACTTTTTCCTTTTGACTAGCTTTTTTAAATATTTCCTTCCAAATATTCTTTTTAAAATCAGACTTATACCTCTTTGCCAGATTCTGTCTAATTGCCAAACATTCAAATCTATTAATTCTTCCCTCACGCTGCTCCAAATCAATTGGGTTTGACGGAAGGTTCCAATGGACAATTCGCCTACAATAATTATGAAAGTCCAGACCTTCTTGGCCTATTGATGTGGAAGCCAAAACAAATGGCCTGAATGGCATGTTAAATGCATCACGAATGGATTTTTTACGGTGGGTATCCTTTTCATCACTTTTTCCTTTAGTAAATGATACTGCAAAATGTGTTCTTAAATAAACATTTTCATACTCTTTATTGCACATACGCTTTTTAAAATTTTCCAAAGTATCAACATCATATGAGGCAGTCCGGAATTCAAATGAATTAATGAATTTCCTATTAATTATTAAAAGTCTGTCTTCATTATTCTTATCCAACCCATTTGATAATAAATGAACATATTCATCAAATACTGCTTGAAGATTACCCTGTTTTGAGTATTTCAATACGTTTTTCCAGTACGCATCATCTGAATTTTCACCGAAATTCAAATCTATTACTGCAATTGATTCAGGCAAATTCATACGGTCAATAAACTTTCTTCCAATTTGTGTTGTAGTGTATAAAAAATTATTAATTATCAAATTATAAGGCAATTCCTTTTCATATGCCCTGTATGCACATATTGCAGGAGAAGCCATAGCCATATCACATAACACATTTTCCAAATCATCAGGTTTTTTACCCAATTTTCCTCCAAAACCATTATACTGTTTTTTAAGTTCCTCATAATGTGTTAAAAATCCTTTTCTAAAATAATAACCAGATTCAACCAAATCATCCGATTGCTTTATCCATAAATCAACATGGGATGGTGAATCCAAAAGCATTGGAGCTAAATAATACCATCTGAAATCATCAAAAAGAGTGTTTTCCCATTCAATTTTTTTCAAACCATCCTGAATTTTAGTTTTAACCTCATCTTCAATTTGTTTTAAGCTCAAACCCCTATTCAAACAATCCAAAGGATCATACACATCAGCTAAAAACTTTGATGGATATAAAAGTGAAAATAATGTCATTTGCGTTGCTTTATTATCTTTTAGAGAAAATGTCATTCTAGGGCTTGGATATCTACTTTGTGAAAAATAATTAATTTTACGACTTAATTGACCTATTGTTTCACGTTCAATTTCATAGGATACCAATGAAGAAATCATTCTTGGAACCATTTCCCATGATGAAAATATCAATGTTTTAGAAAAATCTTCTGTACCTTCAAATGCGCCTGTCAATTCATAATATGGTAAAGATGGAGGCACCCAAAGCAAGTTAGCTGCATTATTTTTTAAAACATGACACATTAAATTTTCTAAACGAGCATTATTTGATGAAATTATTTTATATTCATTTATATCATCTTTATTTAGCCATAATGTATCCTTTTGAATCATATCAAACTCATGGTGGTCATTAAAGTATCTCTCAATTTTCGTTTTTAACTGATAATGTTTCATGAAAGACATCAAATATGGGGATGATTTAACATAATCAATCGGCACATTAGCATTTATTCCCATTTCATCCAGCAATTTTTGCATATCCATATAGGATACAATATCCTCTTCAATTACTTTCAGCTGATTTTCAACATCACTGCTGTCAATGATATCATCCATTTTGTCTTCAGTTATTCTTTCAGTTCTGCAGATATTTTTAAACATTGCATCTTCAGCTTTATTTTTTGCAATGATAAATGAAGTTTTATCCTTGTTGATTTCTTTTAGTTTAATTGAATAGTCATTCCATATTTCTCTAAATTCCTGCTTTTTTTCATCAGTGTTGTTTAAAAAGTCAATAACATCAAAAAATTCCTTATAGTGTGTATCCAATTGTTCTTCATCAATTTCATCCAATGTTGAATACATTTTATAAGGAGTTGCTGAAAGCATTAATATCCTTAAATCATCAGAATTGAAGAATTTTTTGGTTAATCTATCCATATCTGAGTTTTCTTCACTATCCAATAAATATTTGAATCTTTGAAATTCATCCATGATGATTAAATCCGGATCCAGTTTATCCAGTGAAATATCTGCAAATAATAATCTCAATTTGACAATATATGGTTTTACTTCTTTTTTATCAAACTTCGTTTTTCTTATAATTTGACCGAAAGGTTCCGATAACTCATTTTCTTTAAGTTTTTCAGTGATTTTAGAAATCATGTATTTTATATATTTTCCATTGGATTTCTGGTCACATTCAATTACCTGCTTTTCAAACCAATCACGAGGACCATCCCACCATTTGACACCAAATCGTAATATTTTTTCTAAATTTCGCATATATTCTTTAAATTCAGGAACTCTTTTTAATATTGCATACATCAGCGCCCTTTCATCAACTGTTCCCTGTGAATTACTTACCTTGAAGGATGTTTCGGGAGTTAATGGAATTAATTGAATGTATTTATTTAAAACATTCTCATCATTTTCTTCATTGAAAATATTTAAATGCTGCATTGATAATCTGGATGTATTTGTACTTTCAGCCTTGATTTCATTGACAATTCTTAATTTGTCAAGATTTTGCTCTGCTATTGTTGAATTAGAACAAATATATACAATTTTAACCAAATCATCATTCTCATCTTTTCTTAACTTGGCAAATTTTGCTATTGTTCCTCTTGCAACTAGTGTCTTTCCAAGTCCAACTTCATCGGAAACCAAGATACGATTTTGACCGCAACGATAAAGATAATCGATTCTCTCAACAGTAGCTCTTTGAAAATCCTTTAGTTCATCCATTACTGTTTTTTCAATTTCATCCAGTCGATTAACAATTTTACTCATCATTAATCACCCGCTTAAATGTATCATGCAATTCCTCAAATCCTTCAGGAATGACATTATCTTTAGATAATGTTTTAATTAAAAACTCCAATTCAGAGAATTTTTCAGGCTCATACATTGCTGCTTTTAACATCTTCTCATACAATTCAGGCAATTCTACGGTAAAGTTAGTATCAGATTTATCTGAACTGTAATCACCATCTTCAATGGAGCTTAAAATATATTCATCACCAAGTAAAAAGGCAACATACCTGATGAATGCGGTCTTATCATTTATTATGTTTGAAACAACATCATTTTGTCTATCTTCCGGCAGATTATCAACAGGGATTTTAATAATTCTCCTTATAGAATCATCATCTTTTGTTATGGTAATGATAAAAAATTCAGACAATTGAACTTTATCCAAATCTTTAAAAATGATTTTTCGAGAAAACTTAACCTTTTTATTTGACAGTAACGGCTGTATTTCAATATCATAGTCATCATAATCTTTATCGAATTCAACTTCCAAATCAAAAGAATCATTTCGTGAAATAACATTAGCACTTGAATTTAATCTGACTATTTGCTTAACGATTAAATTAAGGTCATTGCCATCATTTTCAGGCTCTGATTTGATGGTGTCCATATTAACCATTTGAAAAGGATTATCCTTACCATCATTGAAAATGTTTTTCAATACTTTATTAATGTTAAACCTGCGTTTTTTGGCCCAAAGTTTAATCATGAACTCAACATTGCCAAATAATGCATTGTGAGATGCATTTAGTGATCCCAAATATAAATCAACATAATTTCTTTTTTCAACAATATACATCTTGGCATGAATGTCCTGCTTTTGAGAATATTCCTCGGAAAGTAATGATTCCCCATCAACAACATCATCCTTTAGTGCGTAAAACTCAAAATTATCCAATTTTTTATCTTTAAGAGGACTGAGTGAATTCAGTCTTGTGATAAGAATAGCTTTGGAATTTGGTTTTTTACGATTATTGAAATCAATTATGACATCCTTAGACAAAAACGGAGACATTATTAAAAGATTTTCAAGAGAATTGCTATAGAACAGCTGATGATTTTGAATGGAATATTCAGCACCAACACCGTTTAAAATAAAATCAAAACCCTCAAACACATTTGAATCCAATTTGAATTCAACATTTTCCAATTCATTCATTATTTCTCTTATCTTATCCGTTTTATCACCATCAGTAGAAAAACCAGATAAAAATTCAAGGAATTTTATTAATGGATTGTTTTTGTCTGTTTTGGAATCTGTAATGCTACCATCCATAGAAAAGCTTAAATCCCAATTTCTATCAAATGTCAGATTCCTGCTTAAAACAGCAAATCTGTATAATATCTCTTTTTTATCATTAATATAACGCAATACCCATACTTTAGGATGAAATGATGCATATCTGGAATATTCAACATTATTACTGTTTGTAACCTGAAATACCATATCTTCAAGAAGAATATATAATGTAGTTGTTTTGTTTGGAAGTTTTATCTGTCCGCTTTCACAGAAAAGTGCAATTTTATCTCCCGTGCTTCTTAAAGCTTCAAGCAAAAATATAGGATTTTTGTTTAACTCTGTATCATTTTCAGCTGATAAACCTAATGATATGGATGCCCCTACCAATGCATCCAAATCCAGCGAGTAAGTTGCACCAATTGCAAAATCCAATTGATAATTTTGTGGAGGAGACAAAATACTTCCATAATCTAGACGGTCTTTTTTAGGATTTAACATCTAATCACCATGCTCCTCACTTTGATAAATATCTGCAATAATATCTTTTGCAATTGAAAATCTGTAATCCAATCTTTTGCCGGCAAACCATTCATTTGTATCATATTCACCGGGATGTGCAGTTTTAGATCTGTTGACACCTTTCAAAAAGATTTCACGATTTTGAATAATATTTTTCAATTCTTCAAAATCTTCATTTTTCATAGCTTCACAGGAATTTTTTAAAAAGATTCTAAGATAAGGATTGAAAACGCCTAAAGAAGTCATAATACCATCAATATCAATATTTGAAATTTCATACAAATTCAAATTATCGAATTCCCTAATAGCTTCCTCATTTTTATTTTCAGACACAATCAGATTATAAACTACCCTTAAAGCAAAACAAAACTCGCTAAATGAATTAGCATTATTGTAATTATTTTTAATTTCATCAGGAAACATGTAGATAATCGCTTGCAAATCGCTGAAAGAGGAAATATCCAAAAATTCATGAATATCATATTTCAAAACATAAGCCATTAGTGAATCAGGACAAGTTTCTATAATTTGATTTTTTAAAAATTGTCCTTCTTCAAAGGTCAAGTTTATATCCAAATCGTCAATCCAATCTCTCTTATATGAAGGAATATTGAATAAATGTATTTTTTGAACATCTCCAGCATTTTTATCATCATGCGCTTCATCGCTGCTATTTCCTAATTTAACAGCACCTAATGTGTTTTGCTTTTGAATAGCAATGAACTTGATATACTGGTCAATTGACATTTTTCCTTTAAAAAAGCCATATTTTCTAAGACCCACCCAATAGATGCTGGCAGGAGTTCGAGATACCCAAGAGCCACCATGAATAGATCGACTTCCAATAACACCCACCTCATCAGGATTATTTTCAAGAAATATATGGGCACATTCTTTTTCTGTTTTGTCAAATGTTTTCTTTAATTTAAAAAAGTCATACTGATTGTTAAATTCCAAATCTCTTAATGCATAAGGAACAATGAAAAAGTATTTGGCTCTAGTTTGGATTGTAGAAGTCCCTGGAAAAAACAAATCTGAATAAGCATCACGAATCTGTGAAATTCCCAGCTCATCAAGAACTCCTTTTTCCCCCAATAAATCTAAAACAGAAAGTATTTTACTTCTTTCATCTTTTGAAAAGTCAATCCATCCTATTTCCATAATATCCCAAATATTAATATATAATTTATTATTTATTTTTAAAATATCTTTTACCCAATAGCCATAAATATCTATCTAACTCTTTCAGTGAATATTGTTCTAATGAATAGTAATGAGCAAATTGATGTAAGATATCATTAAATTTAACATAATCCTTTAAATCATTATTAGAAAATTTAGCGAATTTATCTTTTTTTCTAAAATACCTCAATATCTTATCAACATAACTGTCATATATAGGAAATCTATCGGGATTGTGATGTGAACAATATTTTGTAGCAAATGAATAAAATCTCCTATTTAACTCCTTAACATCAGCAATATCATTTACTAATGTTAAATCACCCTCATCAAGTCTTTTATCAATATCCAATTGATAAATATGTTTACCAACTGTAAAAATAGAAAATATCTGAGTACTATAAAAATCATTTAAAGTACTTGATTTAATTAAAATATCTTCTATTAATTTATTCTCAGGTATCAAATCGAAAAACAACTTATCAAGACTATTTTCCTGATTAACATAATTTTCTAAAGAATACCATTCACCAATATACTTCTCAACTTCTTCAACAGTTGGTGTTGGTATAACAAAATCTTCGTTTTTGACAGTATTATAACTCGTATCAAAAACTATAGGAATATGATCGCTTAATTTTATCCATTTTTCCCCATCACCAATTTGCAAATCATCAATCCTGCCTTTTTTGGCAAATACATGATCCAAATGGAATGGCTTGTCCAAATGTCTGTACATGAAAAATGTAGGCTGACTTTCTTCGCCTTGCGTTTCATTATTTAGATAGTGATATGTGTCTGTAAGACCATATTCAGATAGCTTTTCAATTACTTCATTAACATTTTTAGCGTGAGCTCCCTTTAAACGCACATCACAGTTAAAGTCACCACAAATTATCATGTCTTCATTAAAGAATCCGGAATCTTTATGATTATCATAATATTTAGTAATTTCCTTTGGATAATAAACTGTTTTAGTGCCCCCCATATCCGGATTGGTCCAGACTCCCAAAAGATTAAATTCATCATTTACCCTAACAGGTATGAAATATCTAAGTCCATTATCATCCAAATCAGCCAGTTCCAGTTTCACATCATCACGAGCAAATATTCCAAGGCCATAATACTGGTTTTCACCAACCCAATAGCAATTGGAAGCAAAATCTTTATATTCTTCTGAATCAATTATTGATGGATTTTCACATTCCTGAATCACATAGATGTCTGCATTCTCTTCAAGAATTGCTGGAAACTTTTCGCTGAATTTACCGTTGCAGTTCCAAGATATTATTTTCATAAAGAAAACACCTCACACAAATAGATTATTAATAATTTATGTTAATTGATAACTTATATTTTTACAAACCCATACAGTTTAAATTATTTTTTTCAGTTACATTCCATTAAACAATGATTGTGATAATAAAAATATTTAAAAATGAATTCTTACATAATCACTTTTAATTGAGATTATTATTATACGAGTTCAAAATACTTTAATAAATTAATAAAGCCATGGAAAATTTTTTAAAAATATATGAGGAGGATTTAATTTGCCTTTGAAAAAATTCAATTCAAATGATGAAAAGTTGATTAAAGACACGATAAATGAAAACATTGCGAGTTCCATGAAAACACAACCCTCTTTTGCTAAATTATTGCAGTTAAATGGATGTTCTTCATTAAAACTTGGTTTAATGGGAAGAAAAATTAGAAAACAGTTATTAAAAGAAGCTGAAAGTGGATATTTAACTGTAGAATCAGTTATGCCCAGAGCTTATTCATTAATGGGAGAATATTTACAAATTAATGAAGTTAAAACATTTGAAGAATTGGAAATTGGAAATAGCATTCCCAATATTGAAAATGACACTTCTGAAATTGTAAATACTGAGGAAAAGATTGATACAATCCTTCAAAAAGGATTTAATGCTACATTACCATATATAAGTTCCGGTGTCAGATTTGGGCAAGCCGGAGGAAATAGTTTTGGAGGGGCTACTTATGTTTCATCCCAATTTGGAGAAGGGCAAACCGAATGGAAAAATAGTATGGTCTTTTTCGTGGAAAATGGATTAAGAATAGATGAAACAGAACAATTCATTCATTATAAACAAGTAGATTATGTGGATTATTCAGAAAAAGAAGATAGAAAAGGTTTATTTGCATTTAAAAGAAAAGGCATCACTTTTATCATGAAAAATGGTGAACAAATTATTATGAGAGTTTTGGCAGATGAATTAAATGCCATTAGATATTTAATAGATACAAACATGGAAAACAATAAAAAAACAAATATTGTCGAAAATAGGGATAATAATGAGGATATTTTAATTAAATATTTTGACATGTTTGAAAAAGGTTTAATTACTCGTGAAGAATTTCAGTTAAAAAAAGAGCAGTTATTTGAGAATAATAATTCTGATAATTCACTTTTAAAATCAAAACAACAACAATTATATTGTACTAAATGCGGAAGTTTAATTGATACAGATTCAAATTTTTGTAGCAATTGCGGAAATCAGCTAAAACAATGAAGAACTTTTATGTTTTATAATTTGAACTTAAATCTTTCAAATCAATTTAATTTAGTGCCGCAATTCGTGCAAAACTTCTGATCTTCGTAGTTAACAGGAGTCTTGCAATTAGGACATTCAAGAATAGCTTTTTTCCCATGTAAAATTTTGGATTTTTCCATTTCAAATTCTTCTTTCGTCAAATAACCATGCTCATACAATTCAACATATTTTAAAATCTCATCTGCATCGGAAACTTTGTTTGTCGGTTCATTTTGAGAAATTTCATCCCAGCCTTTTTCTTCAAATTCTCGTCCTCTGGCATTTTGATTGACAATATCCATGAACTGGTCATTGATAAGATTTTGAATCTTTACAGCATCCCATATTGCTACAACAACAAATCCCATGTATATTATCTGGTTTTCAAGAAGTATTATTTTCAAATTATTATTGACGTGAGGCTCAACGGATATGATGGACTCATAAGGAATTCTTAAATCTTTTCCGTCCTTTTGAGCGTTTCTGAATACTATTCCATTATCCACCACAAGCATTTGTGTTGAAATTGTTCTGTTTACCTCCTCCTGCTGAATTTCATCCTGAATAGCTAATCCAATGAGCCCAAAATATTTTGTTGCAACACCTCTTGATAGGCTATTATCAATATATTTGAGTTTTATTTCCTTTTCGGGAAGTATTACATTAACAGTGACTCCCTGATAAATATTATATTTGGTATAAATCTCCAATTCCTTCTGTTTGTTTTTTTTCATTTCCGATTCATATTTAAGTCTTTTATGTTCAAGTTTTTCATGATACTTTATATAATAGCTTGGACCCAGGAAATTATCTATATCATTTTGTGTTTTAAATTCGCTGGTGTTCCTGTGATATTTCTGCCTGATTTTTGAATTAAGAGCATTACAGTCCATGTGCAGTAATTCATCAAGACGCTTTTCAATATCTTCCAAAGCCAATGTTTTATTGAGACATTCATCTTTTAAAATAGCTTTTTCATTATTATTGGTGGGATTCTTTTCATATTTATATGAATATGCTTTTTCAGTAAAATAATCACTTGGCGTGAATCCACCGCATAGCTCCTTAATTTTATTTTCACATGCCTTTTGATAATCTGAAGTTTTATTGAATAATCCCATAATCATCACTTCCTATTTTTTAAGATATCATTTAACTTTAAAATCTCATTGCCTAACATTTCATTTTGTTCTTGCAATTTTGAATTTTCCCTTTTTATTTCCTTAAGCTCTTCACTTATTGAATTTAGACTATCCATAATAGCTTCCTTATCGACCTTTTCATCTTCAGAAATCAGTCTGTCTGTCAAATAAGAGGATATTGCTGCGGTTATCATGGAAAATATAAATATTCCAACAATTATTAAAATCAATGCAATAACCTTTTCATTGAATGTGACAGGTGTAATATCACCATATCCGACAGTGGTCAATGTTACTACCACGAAATAAAAATCATCGAATAAACCATAGGAAGGACCGAAAAAATACATCAATAGAGTGAAAAATAACACAGTTAATATTATTCCAAGACCTATCCTGTCGAGGTTACTTTTTTTAAGGAATATATTGAGGCTGTCAAAGAATTTGCTGAATAAAACAATTACACGTAAAAACTTAAGCAGTCTAATCAGCCTTAAAAAACGGGCTGATGAAAATATTGCAGGTAAAATCAAATCAAATGGAATAGCCGCAATCAAATCTATCCAATTGCTTTTCTGCTTTAAAAATACCTTTTTGGGTTTCGACAAGTAAAAATTAATGCAAAATTCACCTAAAAGAATAAAACATACCATCAAATCAAAAATATATAAAGCCCATGCAATATCTGAAGGAAGTTCAAAACAGATTAAAAGCAAAATGCAAACTATATCTATTAGAACCAATATGTTTAATATAAACCATGCGATATATCTTGCATTATATTCCTTACCTCTAAATTTCAAAATTTCACCACAATCACTTTTTGAACATCCAATTTAATTTAAAGACTTCATTTTACAAATATTTTCTATATAATTGTATATATAATGTTAATAATATAAGTTTATATTAATACTTACAAATAATATATACTTTTTAAACAACAAGAACATATCTTATATTATGATGAAAATGAAACAAAATGCATTTACAGGAAACAACACTGATTTTTACAAACAGCTGAAAAAAAGCATCAAAGATGCTGATAGCATTGATATTATTGTTTCATTTCTTATGAAATCCGGCGTCAAACTGATCATTGATGATTTGAGGGATGCTGTTGACAACAACAAAAAGATTCGCATCCTGACAAGCAGATACCTGAACATCACACAGCCAGAGGCATTAATTCTACTAAAAGAATTAAAAGACATTGACTTAAGATTCTACTCAAATAAAAACAAGAGTTTTCACCCAAAAGCATACATTTTCCACAATAAAGACTATGATGAAATCTATGTGGGTTCATCAAACCTTTCAAAAGGAGCTTTAACTGATTCTATCGAGTGGAACTACCATTTTACAAAATCCCAAAACGAGGATGACTTCAATCATTTCCAGGAAACTTTCAATGATTTATTTGAAAAACATTCCATCGAAATCACAGATAAGATTCTGAATGAATATTCCAAAAAATGGAAAAGGCCAAAGCTTCAATTAAATCAAAGGGACAATGAATTATTTGAACCGAACGGTGCACAACTTGAAGCATTATACAACTTAAACAAATCTCGTGAAGAGGGTTATGACAAGGCACTTGTTGTTGCAGCTACAGGTATAGGAAAAACATATCTTGCTGCATTTGATGCAAAAAATTATGAAAAAATTTTATTTTTAGCACATAGAGAAGAAATCATAACACAGGCTTCAGAGAGCTTTAAAAACATATACCCAAATAAAACCCAGGGATTTTACTACAGCAAAGATAAAGATATCGAAAAAGACATAATTTTCGCACTGGTTCAAAGTCTAGGAAAAAAGACAAACCTCAATGAATTCAAAAGGGATTATTTTGACTATATTATCATTGATGAGTTTCATCATGCTGTAGCAGACAATTACAAAAGAGTTCTTGATTATTTCACACCAAAATTCCTTTTGGGCCTTACTGCAACACCTGAAAGGCTTGACAACAGGGATGTATTTGCACTGTGCGACTACAACAATGTATATGAAATCCGATTAAAAGAAGCAATCAACAAAGGATATCTCTCACCATTCAGGTATTATGGAATCTATGACGATACTGTTGACTACAGCCAAATCAATATGAAAAACGGAAGGTATGATGAAAAGGATCTTGAAGAAAAGCTGATGATTCACAAAAGGGCAGAACTTGTTTTAAGACATTTTCTTAAATACAATTCATCTTCTGCAATAGGTTTCTGCTCATCAAGAAATCATGCGGAGTATATGGCTAAATATTTCACAGAAAATGACATTCCTTCAGCTGCTGTATACAGCGGAAGCCAGGGAGAATATACAGAAAACAGAAAGGATGCAGTAGAAAAACTCAAAAATAACAAACTTAAAGCTTTATTTACAGTAGACATGTTCAATGAAGGGGTTGACATTCCATCAATCGATACTGTTTTATTTTTAAGGCCGACACAGTCACCGACGA containing:
- a CDS encoding ion transporter encodes the protein MKFRGKEYNARYIAWFILNILVLIDIVCILLLICFELPSDIAWALYIFDLMVCFILLGEFCINFYLSKPKKVFLKQKSNWIDLIAAIPFDLILPAIFSSARFLRLIRLLKFLRVIVLFSKFFDSLNIFLKKSNLDRIGLGIILTVLFFTLLMYFFGPSYGLFDDFYFVVVTLTTVGYGDITPVTFNEKVIALILIIVGIFIFSMITAAISSYLTDRLISEDEKVDKEAIMDSLNSISEELKEIKRENSKLQEQNEMLGNEILKLNDILKNRK
- a CDS encoding endonuclease/exonuclease/phosphatase family protein, which produces MKIISWNCNGKFSEKFPAILEENADIYVIQECENPSIIDSEEYKDFASNCYWVGENQYYGLGIFARDDVKLELADLDDNGLRYFIPVRVNDEFNLLGVWTNPDMGGTKTVYYPKEITKYYDNHKDSGFFNEDMIICGDFNCDVRLKGAHAKNVNEVIEKLSEYGLTDTYHYLNNETQGEESQPTFFMYRHLDKPFHLDHVFAKKGRIDDLQIGDGEKWIKLSDHIPIVFDTSYNTVKNEDFVIPTPTVEEVEKYIGEWYSLENYVNQENSLDKLFFDLIPENKLIEDILIKSSTLNDFYSTQIFSIFTVGKHIYQLDIDKRLDEGDLTLVNDIADVKELNRRFYSFATKYCSHHNPDRFPIYDSYVDKILRYFRKKDKFAKFSNNDLKDYVKFNDILHQFAHYYSLEQYSLKELDRYLWLLGKRYFKNK
- a CDS encoding 4-Cys prefix domain-containing protein, producing the protein MGLFNKTSDYQKACENKIKELCGGFTPSDYFTEKAYSYKYEKNPTNNNEKAILKDECLNKTLALEDIEKRLDELLHMDCNALNSKIRQKYHRNTSEFKTQNDIDNFLGPSYYIKYHEKLEHKRLKYESEMKKNKQKELEIYTKYNIYQGVTVNVILPEKEIKLKYIDNSLSRGVATKYFGLIGLAIQDEIQQEEVNRTISTQMLVVDNGIVFRNAQKDGKDLRIPYESIISVEPHVNNNLKIILLENQIIYMGFVVVAIWDAVKIQNLINDQFMDIVNQNARGREFEEKGWDEISQNEPTNKVSDADEILKYVELYEHGYLTKEEFEMEKSKILHGKKAILECPNCKTPVNYEDQKFCTNCGTKLN
- a CDS encoding zinc ribbon domain-containing protein, with translation MKKFNSNDEKLIKDTINENIASSMKTQPSFAKLLQLNGCSSLKLGLMGRKIRKQLLKEAESGYLTVESVMPRAYSLMGEYLQINEVKTFEELEIGNSIPNIENDTSEIVNTEEKIDTILQKGFNATLPYISSGVRFGQAGGNSFGGATYVSSQFGEGQTEWKNSMVFFVENGLRIDETEQFIHYKQVDYVDYSEKEDRKGLFAFKRKGITFIMKNGEQIIMRVLADELNAIRYLIDTNMENNKKTNIVENRDNNEDILIKYFDMFEKGLITREEFQLKKEQLFENNNSDNSLLKSKQQQLYCTKCGSLIDTDSNFCSNCGNQLKQ
- a CDS encoding DEAD/DEAH box helicase family protein, which produces MKMKQNAFTGNNTDFYKQLKKSIKDADSIDIIVSFLMKSGVKLIIDDLRDAVDNNKKIRILTSRYLNITQPEALILLKELKDIDLRFYSNKNKSFHPKAYIFHNKDYDEIYVGSSNLSKGALTDSIEWNYHFTKSQNEDDFNHFQETFNDLFEKHSIEITDKILNEYSKKWKRPKLQLNQRDNELFEPNGAQLEALYNLNKSREEGYDKALVVAATGIGKTYLAAFDAKNYEKILFLAHREEIITQASESFKNIYPNKTQGFYYSKDKDIEKDIIFALVQSLGKKTNLNEFKRDYFDYIIIDEFHHAVADNYKRVLDYFTPKFLLGLTATPERLDNRDVFALCDYNNVYEIRLKEAINKGYLSPFRYYGIYDDTVDYSQINMKNGRYDEKDLEEKLMIHKRAELVLRHFLKYNSSSAIGFCSSRNHAEYMAKYFTENDIPSAAVYSGSQGEYTENRKDAVEKLKNNKLKALFTVDMFNEGVDIPSIDTVLFLRPTQSPTIFLQQLGRGLRKDENKKYLTVLDFIGNYKKANMAPFLLSGYDYNTKTLLNESVMEFEYPDDCYIDFDFKLVDLFKIQATQELKIKDRIVLEYESIKAKIGKRPSRVDLFLGMDDSIITSMKKSSKINLFRDYLKFLDDNDELNIEEREFISTPAHDFLKTIETTNMTKSYKMPILKAFYNDGEIKLDITEDDVYKSMREFYSYKSNAVDMLKDKSSKNFASWQKKQYLSLAKRNPIKFLLKTHSEFFIKKEGYAISLSDELKDYINLDSFKNHFKDIIEYRTLYYYKTRYEKKSDNYE